GAAAATAAGGATTAGCGCTTTTTTCATTTTAGGGCTAGATTGTGGAGGAACACTTAAACGTATTCATGTAGAATTAGCTAGATAAACTACATTCATCGAGGATGTAGTTATTTTTATCAAATGTATGCAATATATATATTGAAAATGTAATTTATATGTTACAATGTTGATGGAAGCATAAAGGAGTGCAGAAAAAACTTGAAAGATATATCAGTAAAAAATAAGGTAAAGATTGCCCGTATTGAAAAAGGTAATTTAACTCAAGGAGAATTGGCAAAATTAGTTGGAGTTACACGGCAGACAATGAGTTTAATC
This window of the Rummeliibacillus pycnus genome carries:
- a CDS encoding helix-turn-helix transcriptional regulator, translated to MKDISVKNKVKIARIEKGNLTQGELAKLVGVTRQTMSLIEAQKYNPTIKVCLLISKYLERPIDELFWTEE